From Bradyrhizobium sp. AZCC 1610:
AGGCACGCCGCTGCATGATGCATATGCGAAGCAACAGTCGGTGTCGGAAAAAAAGCGCCTGCCGCGCCATATCCGCGCGCCGCCTTTCGGATAGCTTTCCGCGCGCCACGCAATCGACTAGGCTTCCCGCGCATCGCGACCGCAATTCCATAAAAAGACGGTCATCGGCGAGGGGAAGCGCGTTGAACGGACAGACGAGCCGGCGCGGCGAAATCATGCGTAGCGCCAGTGAGGGGCAGCGCGCGTGGGCCAGCTTGTGGGTCACGCTCCTGCTGGCGATCCTCGGCTTTCTGGTCATCTATCCGATTCTGATGCTGCTGCTCGGCGCGCTCACCGACACCAATCCGGTGGTCGAGGGCATCTCGCTCCGTCACCTCTCGGTCACGAACTTCCTCACCGTGCTGGCGAACCCGAATGTCGCCGAGGCGCTGGCGAATACGCTGATCGCTTGCGGCGGCGGCACCCTGATCGCGGTCGTAATCGGATTATTGTTCTCCTGGATCGTCGTCCGCACCAACACGCCGTTCAAGGGGTTTATCGCGGCCGCCAGCATTCTGCCGTTGTTTGCGCCGCCGCTGGTCGCCGGCGTCGCATGGGCCATTTTGGGGTCTCCAAAGACCGGCCTGATCAACACCATGTTCAAATGGATGGGGTTGGACTGGCGCGTCGATTTCTATTCGATGTGGGGCTTGGTGTTCGTGTTCGGCATCTACTACGCGCCGTATGTCTACATGTTCACCGCTTCAGCGCTGCGCAACATGGATCCGAGCCTGGAAGAGGCCGCCGAGATTTCCGGCGCCAGCGCGTTCGCGACACTGTTCTCGGTAACGTTTCCGCTGATCATGCCCGCGATCGTCTCGGGCATGCTGCTGTCGTTCATCGTCATGCTCGGCATCTACGGCATTCCGGCGGTGCTGGGCGCGCCGACCAATCTTGCCGTGTTGACCACCTATATTTTCAAGCTCACCAACTGGTCGCCGCCGCTCTATAACACGGCGGCCGCGGTCGCGATCATTCTGATGGTCGTCACCGGCCTTCTCGTCTTTCTGCAGCAGAAGATGCTGAGCGGCCGCAGCTACACCACCGTCGCTGGCAAGGCGTTCCGTCCGCGCAGCCTCGATCTCGGGCGCTGGCGCTGGTTCACCTTCGGCCTCGGAATTGTCTACCTGCTGATCGTGGTGGTGCTGCCGTCGCTCGCACTGATCGTTGCCGCATTCCGCAAGTTCATGTTCATCCGCGACGTCGCTAGCCTGTTCGATGCTAGGCAGTATTCACTGATGCATTTCTACAGCATCTTCGACAATCCGCTGACCATGCGCTCGATCTACAACACGGTCGAGGTCGGGCTGATCACCGCCGTGGTCGGCGGCGCGCTCGCCTTCGCCATCGGCTACACCATTCACCGCACCCAGGTGACGGGCCGGCGCTGGATCGACGTGATTTCGACCTTGCCTGTCGCGATCCCCGGCCTCGTGGTCGGCGTCGCCTATCTGTGGGCGTGGATCGGCATTCCCGGCGGTCTCTACGGCACGATCTGGATCCTGGCGCTGGCGTTCATCGCACGCTTCATGCCGGATACGGTCAAGGCGCTGTCGACCTCGTTCCTGCAGATTCATCGCGAGCTCGAGGAAGCGGCCTGGGTCTGCGGCAAGGGCATGCTCGGCACCATCAGGACGATCGTGCTGCCTTTGGCGCGGTCGGGCGTGATCGCGTCGATGACGCTGCTGTTCGTGCTGGCGATCCGCGAACTCGGCTCGTCGCTGTTCCTCTACACCAGCAACACGATGGTGATGTCGGTGTTGCTGCTCGACTATTACGAAGGCGGAAACCTTGGAAAGACCGCCGCGTTCAGCCTGGTGCAAACCGTTCTGCTCGGCGTTCTCATCGGCGGCGCCAACTGGCTGTCGCGCGGTGCGGCGCAGGGCAGTGTCGCCCGAACCGGATAACAACACGAACGGGAGGATTGGCTATGACTGGAAGGATCTTCACCAACATTGTAATCGCCGGCATCGCGGCTTTTGCATTTACATGGAGCGGAGCGGCGCGGGCGCAGGAATTCGGTTCGCCCGAATTGATTGCGGCGGCGAAGGCCGAGGGCAAGCTGGTGTACTACACCGCGAACTTCGCCGAGGTCGAACAGCAGGTCATCAAGGCGTTCAACAAGCGTTTCCCCGAGATCAAGGTCGAGATGGTGCGCGCGCCAGGCGGGCAGCTCATCACCCGCGTGAAGACCGAGGCCGCGGCCGGAAAGCTGATCGCCGACGTGGTCGATCATTCCGACCGCGCGCTGATGCAGCCCTTGGCGGACATGTTCCAGGATTACGCGCCGCCGAATGCCGCCGACTACAATCCCGATGCGCAGATCGCGCCCCAGCTCTGGCCGCGCGCCACGCTGGTATGGTCGATCGCCTACAACACCGAGCTGGTCAAGAACCCGCCTAAAACCTGGATGGACCTCACCAAGCCCGAATACAACAAATTGATCGGGCAGGTGATCGCTCCGTCGGGCGGCACCACGTGGACGCGGGTGATGTTCGAGCGCCAGGTGCTCGGCGAGGACTATTGGGCCAAGCAGGCGGCGACCCGTCCGGTGCTGTATCCATCGGGTGCGCCGATGTCGGACTCGCTGGTGCGCGGCGAAATCGCCATGGGGCCTTTGCTTTATAACGCGATTTATCCAAAGCAGAAGGACGGCGCGCCGATCCAGATCTTCTTTCCGCCGGAAGGCGCGCCGGTCAACCCCTATGCCACGGGCATTCCGAAGACCGCCGCGCATCCCAACGCCGCAAAACTGTTTCTGAACTGGTGCCTGTCGAAAGAGGGACAGACGTTCATGATCAAGGAGTTCGGCAATCTCACGTCACTGAAGGTGCCGCCGGCGTATCCGGAAGGCTTCGATCCCAAAGTGGTCAAGGTTTGGTTCCCCAAATTCGACGAGTATGTGAAGCTGCATTCGGCCTGGGTGGCCGAGTGGAACAAGACCTACGGCTACGGGCAATGATCGTCGCATCAGGGAAATCATCGAACCGATGACGGCAACCCTCGAAGTCACCGACCTGCGCAAGCAGTTTGCGATCGGCCGGCCGGCGATCGACGGCGTCAGTTTTGGCGTGCCGGCCGGCGAGATCGTGGTTCTGCTCGGCCCCTCCGGCTGCGGCAAGACCACGACGCTGCGCTGCGTTGCCGGACTGGAGCACCCGACGTCGGGTGAAATCAGCATCGCCGGCAGGGTGGTCTCGTCGCCCCAACGCGGAATTTTGGTGCCGCCGCGCTTGCGCGAGCTCGGCATGGTGTTTCAGTCCTATGCGGTGTGGCCGCACATGACGGTGCGCCAGAATGTGGTCTATCCACTCAAGCATCGAAAGCTTTCGCGCAACGACGCCCGCCGCAAGGTCGACGAGACGCTCGAGCTGGTCGGGCTGTCGGAATATGCCGAACGGCCGGTGGTCGCATTGTCCGGCGGCCAGATGCAGCGCGTGGCGCTGGCGCGCAGCATCGTCTACCGGCCGCAATTGCTGCTGCTCGACGAGCCCTTGTCGAACCTCGATGCCAAGCTGCGCCTGCGGTTGCGGGATGATCTCCGCGTCATCCTCAAGCAGACCGGGATGACCGCGCTGTATGTCACCCATGACCAGGCGGAAGCGGTGGTGCTGGGCGACCGCATCGGCGTGATGCGTGACGGCAAATTGCTGCAGATGGATACGCCGGATGCGATCTATAATCGCCCGGCAGATTTGTTCGTCGCCAATTTCACCGGTGCGACCAACGAACTCGCCGGCACGCTGGTAGCCCGCAACGGC
This genomic window contains:
- a CDS encoding ABC transporter permease, whose amino-acid sequence is MRSASEGQRAWASLWVTLLLAILGFLVIYPILMLLLGALTDTNPVVEGISLRHLSVTNFLTVLANPNVAEALANTLIACGGGTLIAVVIGLLFSWIVVRTNTPFKGFIAAASILPLFAPPLVAGVAWAILGSPKTGLINTMFKWMGLDWRVDFYSMWGLVFVFGIYYAPYVYMFTASALRNMDPSLEEAAEISGASAFATLFSVTFPLIMPAIVSGMLLSFIVMLGIYGIPAVLGAPTNLAVLTTYIFKLTNWSPPLYNTAAAVAIILMVVTGLLVFLQQKMLSGRSYTTVAGKAFRPRSLDLGRWRWFTFGLGIVYLLIVVVLPSLALIVAAFRKFMFIRDVASLFDARQYSLMHFYSIFDNPLTMRSIYNTVEVGLITAVVGGALAFAIGYTIHRTQVTGRRWIDVISTLPVAIPGLVVGVAYLWAWIGIPGGLYGTIWILALAFIARFMPDTVKALSTSFLQIHRELEEAAWVCGKGMLGTIRTIVLPLARSGVIASMTLLFVLAIRELGSSLFLYTSNTMVMSVLLLDYYEGGNLGKTAAFSLVQTVLLGVLIGGANWLSRGAAQGSVARTG
- a CDS encoding ABC transporter substrate-binding protein, producing the protein MTGRIFTNIVIAGIAAFAFTWSGAARAQEFGSPELIAAAKAEGKLVYYTANFAEVEQQVIKAFNKRFPEIKVEMVRAPGGQLITRVKTEAAAGKLIADVVDHSDRALMQPLADMFQDYAPPNAADYNPDAQIAPQLWPRATLVWSIAYNTELVKNPPKTWMDLTKPEYNKLIGQVIAPSGGTTWTRVMFERQVLGEDYWAKQAATRPVLYPSGAPMSDSLVRGEIAMGPLLYNAIYPKQKDGAPIQIFFPPEGAPVNPYATGIPKTAAHPNAAKLFLNWCLSKEGQTFMIKEFGNLTSLKVPPAYPEGFDPKVVKVWFPKFDEYVKLHSAWVAEWNKTYGYGQ
- a CDS encoding ABC transporter ATP-binding protein; translated protein: MTATLEVTDLRKQFAIGRPAIDGVSFGVPAGEIVVLLGPSGCGKTTTLRCVAGLEHPTSGEISIAGRVVSSPQRGILVPPRLRELGMVFQSYAVWPHMTVRQNVVYPLKHRKLSRNDARRKVDETLELVGLSEYAERPVVALSGGQMQRVALARSIVYRPQLLLLDEPLSNLDAKLRLRLRDDLRVILKQTGMTALYVTHDQAEAVVLGDRIGVMRDGKLLQMDTPDAIYNRPADLFVANFTGATNELAGTLVARNGQFGTVDFGEGRRGEVALLHPLGPDEKVRIALRPENITIGQHNGANVFPARVLDRRYQGTQTAYGIELFGRRLEVVELGTAARHQVGVETQVSLPKESCWAYRDTGPVAYE